The following proteins are encoded in a genomic region of Oncorhynchus kisutch isolate 150728-3 linkage group LG4, Okis_V2, whole genome shotgun sequence:
- the wbp1la gene encoding WW domain binding protein 1-like — protein MLRSTTPVIHAVQKKEKLNTKFFLTGPPLVASLLFLSPAYFVGFVIPAEGIDETMALLLEITQSRLVCHGDNNQSYVCESDHCCGESQCCSYYYELWWFWLVWTLIIILMCCCVSQHRRYKQSFQQQRRQNEINLIVYREAHNNTQHLPLYLRFLPDYMLPTYEEVVDSTATPPPPYSPPPVSLSVHPAP, from the exons ATGCTGCGTTCAACCACTCCAGTGATCCATGCAGTGCAAAAAAAGGAAAAGCTCAACACAAAATTCTTCCTGACTGGCCCTCCTTTGGTcgcctccctcctcttcctctctcctgcatATTTTGTTGGGTTTGTTATCCCAGCCGAGGGCATTGATGAGACCATGGCATTGTTGCTGGAAATTACACAG AGCAGGTTGGTGTGCCatggagacaacaaccagagttATGTATGTGAATCAGACCACTGCTGTGGAGAGTCTCAGTGCTGCAGCTACTACTATGAGCTCTGGT GGTTCTGGTTGGTGTGGACTCTCATCATCATATTAATGTGCTGCTGTGTGTCTCAGCACCGGCGCTACAAGCAGAGCTtccagcagcagaggagacagaatGAGATCAACCTCATTGTATACAGAGAGGcccacaacaacacacagcatctccccctctatctca GATTCCTGCCTGACTACATGCTGCCAACCTATGAGGAGGTAGTTGACAGCACtgccactcctccccctccctacaGTCCCCCTCCAGTTAGCCTCTCTGTCCACCCAGCACCCTGA
- the cyp17a1 gene encoding steroid 17-alpha-hydroxylase/17,20 lyase, with translation MAWFLCMCVFSVVGLGLLLLQVKLRRSLETRGGPPSLPAFPLIGSLLSLRSNQAPHVLFQKLQQKYGQTYSLMMGPHTVILVNHHQHAKEVLLKKGKIFAGRPRTVTTDLLTRDGKDIAFADYGATWRFHRKTVHGALCMFGEGSASIEKIICREALSLCDTLRESGSASLDLSPELTRAVTNVVCSLCFSSSYCRGDPEFEAMLQFSQGIVDTVAKDSLVDIFPWLQVFPNADLRLLKQCVSIRDKLLQKKYEEHKSDYSDHEQRDLLDALLRAKRSAENNNTAEITMETVGLSEDHLLMTVGDIFGAGVETTSTVLKWAIAYLIHHPQVQKRIQEELDSVVGGDRTPQLSDRGSLPYLEATIREVLRIRPVAPLLIPHVAQTDTSIGKFTVRKGARIIINLWSLHHDEKEWKNPEMFDPGRFLNEEGTGLCIPSPSYLPFGAGVRVCLGEALAKMEIFLFLSWILQRLTMTVSPGQPLPSLEGKFGVVLQPVKYKVNATPRAGWEKSHLQTS, from the exons ATGGCGTGGtttttgtgcatgtgtgtattcTCTGTGGTCGGGCTGGGTCTACTGCTCTTGCAGGTGAAACTTCGAAGGTCCCTGGAGACCAGAGGGGGCCCTCCGAGCCTGCCCGCGTTCCCACTCATCGGGAGCCTGTTGAGCCTGCGAAGCAATCAGGCACCGCATGTCCTCTTCCAGAAGCTGCAGCAGAAGTATGGACAGACCTATTCTCTAATGATGGGCCCACACACAGTCATCCTTGTCAACCACCACCAGCACGCCAAAGAGGTCCTCCTTAAAAAGGGGAAAATCTTTGCAGGAAGACCCAGAACA GTAACCACAGACCTGTTGACGAGGGACGGTAAAGATATTGCCTTTGCAGACTACGGTGCCACTTGGAGATTTCATCGTAAAACAGTGCATGGAGCCTTGTGTATGTTTGGTGAGGGCTCTGCCTCCATCGAGAAGATTA tctgtaGGGAAGCTCTCTCCCTGTGTGACACTCTGCGAGAGTCAGGAAGTGCATCGTTGGACTTGTCCCCAGAGCTGACAAGAGCTGTCACCAACGTGGTCTGCTCTCTCTGCTTCAGCTCCTCCTATTGCCGCGGCGACCCCGAGTTTGAGGCCATGCTGCAGTTCAGCCAGGGCATCGTGGATACGGTCGCTAAGGACAGTCTGGTGGACATCTTCCCATGGCTACAG GTCTTCCCCAACGCAGACCTGCGTCTCCTAAAGCAGTGTGTGTCAATCAGAGACAAGCTGCTTCAGAAAAAATACGAGGAACACAAG TCGGACTACAGCGATCATGAACAGAGAGACCTGCTGGACGCCCTGCTAAGGGCCAAACGCAGTGCTGAGAACAACAACACTGCCGAGATCACCATGGAGACCGTGGGCCTTAGTGAAGACCACCTGCTCATGACCGTGGGTGACATATTTGGAGCCGGAGTGGAAACTACGTCAACAGTCCTAAAATGGGCAATTGCCTACCTCATCCACCATCCACAGGTACAAAAGCGAATTCAGGAGGAACTGGACAGTGTGGTGGGGGGAGACAGAACCCCCCAGCTCAGTGACAGGGGGAGCCTGCCCTACCTGGAGGCCACCATTAGAGAGGTGCTACGCATCCGGCCTGTTGCCCCTCTACTCATCCCCCATGTAGCCCAAACAgacaccag TATTGGCAAGTTCACTGTTAGGAAAGGTGCTCGCATCATCATCAACTTGTGGTCCCTGCATCACGATGAGAAGGAGTGGAAGAACCCAGAGATGTTTGACCCTG GTCGCTTCCTGAACGAGGAGGGGACAGGTCTGTGCATCCCCTCGCCCAGCTACTTGCCGTTTGGGGCAGGGGTGAGAGTGTGTCTGGGGGAGGCGCTGGCTAAGATGGagatcttcctcttcctctcctggatCCTTCAGCGTTTAACTATGACCGTGTCCCCGGGCCAGCCACTGCCCAGCCTGGAAGGAAAGTTTGGGGTAGTCCTCCAGCCGGTCAAATACAAGGTCAATGCCACACCAAGAGCAGGCTGGGAGAAGAGCCATCTCCAGACCTCTTAG
- the borcs7 gene encoding BLOC-1-related complex subunit 7, with product MASVESQPRFGQSVKGLLSDKVGSCSGDVIALTRQVLKGSRSQELLGQAARNMVIQEDAILHSEDSLRKMSIITTHLQYQQEAIQKNVEHSKNLQDQLRHLLK from the exons ATGGCTTCCGTGGAGTCGCAACCACGGTTTGGTCAATCTGTCAAAGGATTGTTGTCTGATAAAGTGGGCTCCTGCAGCGGGGATGTGATCGCCCTGACTCGCCAGGTGCTAAAGGGATCACGGAGTCAAGAG CTTCTGGGACAGGCTGCCAGAAACATGGTCATTCAGGAGGACGCCATTCTGCACTCAGAGGAT AGTTTGAGAAAAATGTCCATCATCACCACCCATTTGCAATATCA ACAAGAGGCCATCCAGAAGAA TGTGGAACACTCCAAAAACCTTCAGGATCAACTGAGGCATTTACTGAAATGA